In Cydia strobilella chromosome 22, ilCydStro3.1, whole genome shotgun sequence, one genomic interval encodes:
- the LOC134751501 gene encoding uncharacterized protein LOC134751501 produces the protein MKLLSCISFLTLIAYISAVPQPDTNIQIQHYDGPVYLGTPPPNCCPFCNSILKPEGKECETPEICPQVYGNTYDNEPYGITVSLDAKDQCENDKTALGKINLGAQNCKSMLHTSIPNIPVTYKYGTGIENTWSPYGASPLSNYLPINTACQNTCQVPILAYGNSGTSNNEEPVLVPQKFMYSLILDGEVGKNQNGCDSRLYYY, from the exons ATGAAATTACTGAGCTGCATTTCATTTTTAACACTG ATAGCATATATCTCAGCGGTCCCGCAACCAGACACAAACATCCAAATACAACATTACGATGGCCCGGTCTACCTCGGTACTCCACCACCCAACTGCTGTCCCTTCTGTAACTCTATACTTAAACCAGAGGGAAAAGAATGCGAAACACCAGAAATCTGTCCTCAAGTCTATGGAAACACCTATGATAACGAACCTTATGGAATAACTGTATCTTTAGATGCAAAAGACCAATGTGAAAATGATAAAACAGCGCTTGGTAAGATCAATTTGGGGGCACAAAACTGTAAATCTATGCTACATACATCAATTCCTAATATTCCAGTGACTTATAAATATGGAACAGGGATTGAAAATACTTGGTCACCGTATGGAGCTTCTCCGTTGTCGAATTACCTTCCTATAAACACAGCGTGCCAAAATACTTGTCAAGTACCGATACTCGCGTACGGTAACAGTGGTACGAGTAACAATGAGGAGCCGGTACTTGTTCCGCAGAAGTTTATGTACTCGTTGATACTCGATGGAGAGGTTGGTAAAAATCAGAATGGGTGTGATAGCAGGTTGTACTATTATTGA